In the genome of Oncorhynchus gorbuscha isolate QuinsamMale2020 ecotype Even-year linkage group LG05, OgorEven_v1.0, whole genome shotgun sequence, the window acacacacacacacacacacacacacacacacacacacacacacacacacacacacaacctgaagAAGTTATTGTGTCTTACAAACATACAAATAAAAGTGACAATCCAGCCCTGACCACAAAGGTCCTATAGAATCACATATAGAATCTatattgcctagttaaataaaggttcaacaaaaataaaaaataacattgaATTATATAGGATCTCTATGAGAGATCTGTGGTGTCCGTTTCGGCACCCACCTTAGTTGTGGCGCTGGACAGTGAATGTGGTGAAGCGGTTGGGGGTTGCCCTCTGGCACATGTTCACCATCTTGGTGTTGTCCTGCTGTATGGCCGTGCTGATGAACCAGTTCCTGTAATGGGCAGACTCCAGGGTACTGATGTCAACTCCGGTGTCCTGTTTGTAGAAGAGGAAGCGCACCATGTCGCTCTCATGGTTGATGGACTTCAGCTGCTCCTTGTCTGCcacctcctggagagagagagagatagatggtcAGGGGTTCAAATCAATGGTCTGACTCAAAACGGACTTAAAGGTCAAATGTCATACACCAGGGGTCAAATGTCATACACCAGGGGTCAAATGTCATACACCAGGGGTGGATAGAAATGTTACTCTGGCTATTGGTTTGAGTTTGTGGCTGTTGGAACCAATGACTTATATAATCAACACATAATTGGTTGGAACAAGCCGACACACTGTCACTCTCCAGGACTAATAGTCATCCTCGCTGCATCCCATTCCCAGTCACATTTCACCAgggtctctcttggtctctctggCAGTTTCCTTTAATTACATTGCATCTCAACCTTTTACATTCCACATATGATTCAGACACAATGATGATGATGTCACCATTCTTCAGCTCAGACACCATCTCCATGGCCATCTCTACGTGGTGCATGATACAGTCCAGGTCTGACTCAAACAACTCCAGCCTCAACAGCCAATTATCCTATCTATCAATACTGAATCACAATAGATTCAGCAGTAGTAGTGCTATTTACCTCTAGGTGCAGGGTGGGCGTGCCTTCTGATGTGATGCAGGATAGGTAGAGGTTGGATCCCTTGATGCCCAGGGCTACAGGTCTTGCTTTAGTCTCACTGGGGACAGGCGTGATGTACGTAGACAGGTTCAAATGCACtgaggaaagaggaaaggagaagagagtcAGTCAGCATCATTCATCAGAACTCAACTCTGAACTAAGTACGCTACCTATCTGTCAGTCTCAGGGTGGGGTTGGTTTTAACCTCTCCACTGAATCTCATATTGCTCATATGTACCTAACCTTTCCAATTATTTCAGATTCATAGGAAGTGCCCCTGCTTAGTGCCCCAAGGCAAATTGTAATTTCATTAATTTAATGATCTATGGTCACCAAAGAACACACTCAAAATTCTTTGGCAAAATGTAACGCACTATGTTAAGACAAATGCAAATTGGTACAGAGCCTTGGTTGTTAACATACCTTTATGGTAGCTGCTGCCTCCCTGCAGCATCATAGCATGCAGCTCCATAGACTCTTCGTTGAGCACCCAGCACTTATTCTCAGAGTCAGTGACACTACACTCATACTCTCCTTTACTGCTGAACCCTGCAGCTCTGCTGCTGGCTTCAGTGCGCGCCGACTCCAACTCCAACACTATATGttttga includes:
- the LOC124035292 gene encoding interleukin-1 beta-like; translated protein: MEFESNCSLMKNTSASVAWSSKLPQGLDVEISHHPITLRCVANLIIAMERLNGGKGFTLGRDESLLNFLLESAVEVLELESARTEASSRAAGFSSKGEYECSVTDSENKCWVLNEESMELHAMMLQGGSSYHKVHLNLSTYITPVPSETKARPVALGIKGSNLYLSCITSEGTPTLHLEEVADKEQLKSINHESDMVRFLFYKQDTGVDISTLESAHYRNWFISTAIQQDNTKMVNMCQRATPNRFTTFTVQRHN